In a single window of the Kwoniella shandongensis chromosome 5, complete sequence genome:
- a CDS encoding homoserine kinase has translation MSTRRYKIHVPCTSANIGPGFDVCGIALSLGLDLVVTIPSSTSSDSILPKIVYTGLDSDNVPLSPYKNLLTRVALYVLRSHGISTFPSGVVIEAHNEIPFGRGLGSSGAAVIAGVLLGDLLGNLNLPKSRLLDFALMVERHPDNVTAALMGGFVGSYLRELSPEDMSAASIPLAEVLPEYPPDAGPDWGANPPLPPGGIGHYVRFGWAKEIKAIAVSPRFELATAKARGVLPETYTRKDLIFNLQRLAVLTTALARSPPDPDLIYDAMGDRVHQPYRMTLIPGLPKILTTLTPSSHPGLLGICLSGAGPTILALATHNFDHIAEEIQRIFKEENVEVDWNVLDIDEKGSWVEEIKE, from the exons ATGTCCACTCGTCGCTATAAGATCCACGTACCCTGTACTTCCGCCAATATCGGACCTGGTTTCGATGTCTGCGGTATCGCGCTTTCCCTCggactcgacctcgtcgttACCATcccctcttcaacatcatctgATTCTATTCTGCCCAAGATCGTCTACACCGGCTTGGATTCGGACAACGTCCCTCTTTCACCTTACAAGAATCTCCTCACCCGAGTGGCACTCTACGTCTTGCGATCTCACGGGATCTCAACCTTCCCTTCTGGTGTGGTCATCGAAGCTCACAATGAGATCCCCTTTGGTCGAGGACTCGGTTCATCTGGAGCAGCTGTGATTGCCGGTGTATTACTCGGTGACTTGCTTGGAAATTTGAACCTTCCCAAATCGCGATTACTCGATTTCGCTCTGATGGTCGAACGACATCCGGACAACGTCACGGCCGCTTTAATGGGAGGATTTGTCGGTTCCTATCTGAGAGAACTTTCACCCGAAGACATGTCAGCAGCTTCGATCCCTCTCGCAGAGGTATTACCGGAATATCCACCGGATGCAGGACCCGATTGGGGCGCAAACCCCCCTTTACCCCCAGGAGGTATTGGTCATTATGTCAGGTTTGGATGGgcaaaggagatcaaggcgatTGCCGTTTCACCGAGATTCGAATTGGCTACAGCAAAAGCCAGAGGGGTATTGCCAGAGACATACACCAGGAAGGATCTC ATTTTCAACCTGCAACGATTAGCGGTGCTCACCACTGCTTTGGCCCGATCAcctcctgatcctgatctcATCTACGACGCAATGGGTGACAGAGTACACCAACCTTACCGAATGACTCTT ATCCCCGGTCTTCCCAAAATCCTCACCACGctcacaccttcctctcacCCCGGTCTGCTAGGTATCTGTCTCTCAGGAGCGGGACCTACTATCCTCGCTTTGGCCACACACAACTTTGATCATATCGCTGAGGAGATCCAACGGATATTCAAGGAAGAGAATGTCGAGGTGGACTGGAACGTGTTGGATATTGATGAGAAGGGTAGTtgggtcgaggagatcaaggaatAG